The following are from one region of the Deinococcus aerophilus genome:
- a CDS encoding GMC family oxidoreductase, producing MTARRADVIIVGAGSGGCVAARRLLDAGLRVLLLEAGGRDTHPFIRPPAGFPRLFRSAVDWNFQTVPQPCADGRQFYWPRGKVLGGSSAINATIYIRGSKRDFDGWGEGWTWADVLPAFRDLEDFRGEASGTRGTGGKLPTGARAASHPLSHAFVTAAATALHVPEAQSFNDGVLEGAGLLESNHRNGERYSAFRAFLQPVLRHPNLTVLTGAHVLELLWEGTRAAGVRLRWRGRTLDAPAGGVIVATGAVQTPQLLMLSGIGPRAELERHGLGVRRDLPGVGQGLQDHLAVPVVFRSHSPSLEAVPEALALAQYLWNRNGPLASNIAEAAAFTHARSGPATGDPDLQFHFGPAYFRDHGFTRETGHHFTVGPVLVAPHSRGQVTLASRDPLSAPRIDPRYLSAGADLERLVAGVRLAREIAGTPPLLAHRRGEALPGSGVRSDGALAAHVRAESATLYHPVGTAALGDSDDAVVDRTLAVRGVEGLWIADASVMPRIIHANTNATSMMIGARAAQFVEQAL from the coding sequence ATGACCGCCAGACGTGCAGACGTGATCATTGTTGGAGCCGGCTCGGGCGGCTGTGTGGCGGCGCGGCGGCTGCTCGATGCGGGGCTTCGGGTGCTGCTGCTGGAGGCGGGCGGACGCGACACCCACCCGTTTATCCGGCCCCCGGCGGGCTTTCCCCGGTTGTTCCGCTCGGCGGTGGACTGGAACTTCCAGACCGTGCCCCAGCCCTGTGCCGATGGCCGGCAGTTCTACTGGCCGCGCGGCAAGGTGCTGGGCGGCTCCAGCGCCATCAATGCGACCATCTACATTCGCGGCTCGAAGCGGGATTTCGACGGCTGGGGCGAGGGTTGGACCTGGGCCGACGTGCTGCCCGCCTTCCGGGACCTAGAGGACTTCCGGGGAGAGGCGAGCGGAACACGCGGCACCGGCGGGAAGCTGCCGACGGGAGCGCGGGCCGCCTCACATCCCCTGAGCCACGCCTTCGTGACGGCGGCGGCGACCGCCCTGCACGTGCCCGAGGCGCAGAGTTTCAATGATGGCGTGCTGGAGGGCGCGGGCCTGCTGGAAAGCAACCACCGCAACGGCGAACGCTACAGCGCCTTCCGGGCCTTCTTACAACCGGTGCTGCGCCACCCCAACCTGACGGTGCTGACGGGCGCACACGTGCTGGAACTGCTGTGGGAGGGCACGCGGGCCGCAGGGGTGCGCCTGCGCTGGCGGGGCCGCACCCTGGACGCCCCCGCCGGTGGGGTGATCGTGGCCACCGGCGCGGTGCAGACCCCCCAGCTGCTGATGCTCTCGGGCATCGGCCCCCGGGCGGAACTCGAACGGCACGGCCTGGGGGTCCGGCGCGACCTGCCCGGTGTGGGCCAGGGATTGCAGGACCACCTCGCGGTCCCGGTGGTCTTCCGCTCGCACAGTCCGTCACTGGAGGCGGTGCCCGAGGCGCTGGCCCTGGCCCAGTACCTGTGGAACCGCAATGGGCCGCTGGCAAGCAACATTGCCGAGGCTGCGGCCTTCACGCACGCGCGGTCCGGCCCAGCGACCGGCGATCCGGACCTGCAGTTTCACTTCGGCCCGGCGTACTTCCGCGACCACGGCTTCACGCGCGAAACCGGGCACCACTTCACGGTCGGGCCGGTGCTGGTCGCCCCTCACAGCCGGGGGCAGGTCACGCTGGCCTCACGCGACCCCCTGAGTGCCCCGCGCATCGATCCGCGCTACCTCAGCGCCGGGGCCGACCTGGAACGGCTGGTGGCCGGGGTGCGGCTGGCGCGCGAGATCGCCGGGACGCCGCCGCTGCTCGCCCACCGCCGGGGGGAGGCCCTGCCCGGCAGCGGGGTCCGCAGCGACGGTGCACTGGCCGCTCATGTCCGCGCCGAATCGGCCACGCTGTACCACCCGGTCGGCACGGCGGCGCTGGGCGACAGCGACGACGCCGTGGTGGACCGCACGCTGGCCGTGCGCGGCGTGGAGGGTCTGTGGATCGCCGACGCCAGCGTGATGCCCCGCATCATCCACGCCAACACGAACGCCACGAGCATGATGATCGGCGCGCGGGCGGCGCAGTTTGTGGAACAGGCCCTGTAA
- the hpf gene encoding ribosome hibernation-promoting factor, HPF/YfiA family, whose product MHIYKLSGRNVDVTDAMRDYVEEKLTRLDRYNDSITDARVTLTVREVRDATRRNRVEVQLNVPNGIIRAEEHHADMYAAIDKASDVLERQLRKFKTRYMKARHDGAPQPVPGPAEAAVEAGMDDVSEFSPEIVRQKRFDLRPMSPEDAVAQMEALGHDFYVFVNMTSGATGVVYRRKDGHYGLIEPS is encoded by the coding sequence GTGCATATCTACAAACTGTCAGGCCGAAACGTCGATGTGACCGATGCCATGCGCGATTACGTCGAGGAGAAGCTCACGCGTCTGGACCGTTACAACGACTCCATCACGGACGCCCGCGTGACCTTGACAGTTCGGGAGGTACGCGACGCCACCCGGCGCAACCGTGTGGAAGTGCAACTCAACGTGCCCAACGGCATCATCCGCGCCGAGGAACACCACGCCGACATGTACGCCGCCATCGACAAGGCCAGCGACGTGCTGGAGCGGCAGCTGCGCAAGTTCAAGACCCGCTACATGAAGGCCCGCCACGACGGTGCGCCGCAGCCTGTGCCCGGTCCCGCCGAGGCGGCGGTGGAAGCCGGCATGGATGACGTCAGCGAGTTCAGCCCCGAGATCGTGCGCCAGAAGCGCTTTGACCTGCGCCCGATGAGCCCCGAGGACGCCGTGGCCCAGATGGAGGCGCTGGGGCATGACTTCTACGTCTTCGTGAACATGACTTCCGGCGCGACCGGTGTGGTCTACCGCCGCAAGGACGGCCACTACGGCCTGATCGAACCCAGCTGA
- a CDS encoding LysR family transcriptional regulator, with the protein MTHAPLIQPAPVHPGAVHPSTGQPTLAQLRALIAVVDVGGFGEAAAALNVLQSSLSEAVGKLEDLAGRALLRRSARGTVPTPAGLRAVVHARTAVQASGDVLLSAQDDGELSGLLRVSSFRSAATHLLPPVLAAFRRRHPAVTVRLLDGDRNRGETGEQQVRNGQADLALVEGESAPGLRLTPLLQDEYLFIAPASRGSHPVLAEELGGATLLLSPRGNSCHQRIETYLRGLGIDDSGITEIDQDSVILGMVRHGLGVTLMPRLALLPVPDGVVTLPLPQPLTRRMAVAALPWRAQLPLIRAFTAALVDSLGSPVSGTS; encoded by the coding sequence ATGACGCACGCTCCGTTGATCCAGCCCGCCCCGGTCCATCCGGGCGCGGTTCATCCCAGTACGGGCCAGCCCACGCTGGCGCAGTTGCGTGCCCTGATCGCCGTGGTGGACGTCGGGGGTTTTGGCGAGGCGGCGGCCGCGCTGAACGTGTTGCAGTCGTCGCTGAGCGAGGCGGTAGGCAAACTCGAGGACCTGGCAGGCCGCGCGCTGCTGCGCCGCAGCGCCAGGGGCACGGTTCCCACGCCCGCCGGGCTGCGCGCGGTGGTTCACGCGCGCACGGCCGTGCAGGCCTCCGGAGACGTGCTGCTCTCGGCACAGGATGACGGCGAACTGTCCGGGCTGTTGCGGGTGTCGTCCTTCCGCTCGGCGGCCACGCATCTGCTGCCGCCTGTCCTGGCCGCCTTTCGCCGTCGGCATCCGGCGGTCACGGTGCGGCTGCTGGACGGCGACCGCAACCGGGGAGAAACCGGCGAACAGCAGGTCAGGAATGGACAGGCAGACCTCGCGCTGGTGGAGGGCGAGTCGGCCCCCGGCCTGCGGCTGACGCCCCTTCTTCAGGACGAGTACCTGTTTATCGCTCCGGCGTCACGCGGCAGCCATCCCGTCTTGGCCGAGGAACTGGGGGGCGCGACCCTGCTGCTGTCTCCCAGAGGAAACTCGTGTCATCAGCGGATCGAGACGTACCTGCGCGGCCTGGGCATAGACGACTCGGGCATCACCGAAATAGACCAGGACAGCGTGATCCTAGGCATGGTGCGCCACGGCCTGGGCGTCACGCTGATGCCCCGGCTGGCGCTGCTGCCGGTGCCGGACGGAGTGGTGACCTTGCCCCTTCCCCAGCCGCTGACCCGCAGGATGGCAGTGGCTGCGTTGCCGTGGCGCGCTCAGCTGCCGCTGATCCGGGCGTTCACGGCGGCGCTGGTGGATTCGCTGGGGTCGCCCGTGTCGGGCACGTCCTGA
- the argJ gene encoding bifunctional glutamate N-acetyltransferase/amino-acid acetyltransferase ArgJ has protein sequence MNEFSLPRGFHAAAMAAGIKPSGKTDLSAVVSDSECVWAFAGTRSTTAAACVTRNRELYAAGGPVRALLVNAGNANAATGRRGAQDNADLADALGSVLNVDMDAVLTASTGIIGHPLPMDRVLSGIEHLPDGLAEAGSGDAGAFAHAIMTTDTRPKTAQVTLGGGARIVGVAKGSGMIHPDMATMFAFVFTDAAVDELSLRAAFPGVVARTFNAVTVDGDTSTNDMAAVLANGQAGAVDPAEFLAALEGVMRDLARQIAADGEGATRLLTVRVTGALTEAEALGAARTCCVSPLLKSAVHGFDPNWGRVIMAVGRSGATVNIEVMTVAVQGHPVFAGRPLPYDDAAVSASMRADEVVFDLDLGVGGASGEAWGCDLSAEYVSINADYTT, from the coding sequence ATGAACGAATTTTCCCTTCCCCGTGGTTTTCATGCCGCCGCGATGGCCGCCGGCATCAAGCCCAGCGGCAAGACCGACCTGAGCGCCGTCGTCTCGGACAGTGAGTGCGTCTGGGCCTTTGCGGGCACGCGCAGCACCACCGCCGCCGCCTGCGTGACGCGCAACCGCGAGCTGTACGCGGCGGGCGGCCCGGTGCGGGCGCTGCTCGTGAACGCGGGCAACGCCAATGCGGCCACCGGACGGCGCGGCGCACAGGACAATGCCGATCTGGCCGACGCCCTGGGCAGCGTGCTGAACGTGGATATGGATGCCGTGCTGACCGCCAGCACCGGCATCATCGGCCACCCCCTGCCCATGGACCGGGTGCTGAGCGGCATCGAGCATCTGCCCGACGGGCTGGCCGAGGCCGGCAGCGGCGACGCCGGGGCCTTTGCCCACGCGATCATGACCACCGATACCCGCCCCAAGACGGCGCAGGTCACGCTGGGCGGCGGCGCCCGCATCGTGGGGGTGGCCAAGGGCAGCGGCATGATTCACCCGGACATGGCGACCATGTTCGCCTTCGTCTTCACCGACGCCGCCGTGGACGAGCTCAGCCTGCGTGCGGCCTTTCCCGGCGTGGTGGCCCGGACCTTTAATGCCGTGACGGTGGACGGCGACACGAGCACCAACGACATGGCCGCCGTACTCGCCAACGGTCAGGCCGGCGCGGTGGACCCGGCCGAGTTCCTGGCGGCCCTGGAGGGCGTGATGCGCGATCTGGCCCGGCAGATTGCTGCCGACGGCGAGGGTGCCACCCGGCTGCTGACCGTCCGCGTCACGGGCGCCCTGACCGAGGCCGAGGCGCTGGGTGCCGCCCGCACCTGCTGCGTGAGCCCGCTGCTCAAGAGTGCCGTTCACGGCTTTGACCCCAACTGGGGCCGCGTGATCATGGCGGTGGGCCGCAGTGGAGCCACCGTGAACATCGAGGTGATGACCGTGGCCGTGCAGGGGCATCCGGTCTTTGCGGGCCGCCCGCTGCCCTACGACGACGCGGCGGTCAGCGCCTCCATGCGGGCCGACGAGGTGGTTTTTGACCTCGATCTGGGCGTGGGCGGCGCGTCGGGCGAGGCCTGGGGCTGCGACCTCAGCGCCGAATACGTGAGCATCAACGCGGACTACACGACCTGA
- a CDS encoding elongation factor G gives MPVRIVSLAAHSGAGKTTLSEALLHHSGAISRLGRIEDGTTQSDHTDAEKAHGFSISTGVLRLNHQETDITVLDTPGYADFVREIRGAVRAADAALVLVSAVSGVEVGTERVWATADRFNMPRLVAVNKMDRERADFHAVLADLRSSLGGPVAPLYLPIGEGPDFRGVVNVLNGEASDGQDVPSDMRSVLKEARDGLTDAIIESDDALMERFLEGEKIGVEDLHAAFLRAVHAGTLYPVMPVSATTGVGVPQLLDLLVTGLRSARERGPTTGQDGQNREPLPDAPFSARVWRVSIDPFVGKLAYIRVYSGTLQPGDTVLNTSRDNLELKPAHLYLINGKELTEVPELRAGMIGVLTKLSDLHAGDTLADPANPIQYDPLWLPDPAHTVALHPVTRQDEDKLGAALGRLMEEDPTLHFRREAQTGEQLLSGMGDMHLSIAAEKLAALGVNVTVSTPQIPYRETIHAAAQAQGKHRKQSGGHGQYGDCTIRIEPGEDFEFRSAVVGGAIPGKYLPSIEKGVQDAMQKGSLAGYPLQGLSVTVLDGSYHDVDSSDIAFRMAGSMALKNALEQARPGLLEPAVLLKVRAPASFTGDLISDLQTRRARVQGMDTGGTVITISAVVPQAELQNYSADLRSLTGDRAAFSVKPHGYQDVPDHLARKIIEERRAEVAAG, from the coding sequence ATGCCCGTCCGTATTGTCAGCCTCGCCGCGCACAGCGGCGCTGGGAAAACCACGCTGAGCGAAGCCCTGCTGCACCACAGCGGGGCCATTTCACGTCTTGGCCGGATCGAAGACGGCACGACCCAGAGCGACCACACCGACGCCGAGAAGGCGCACGGATTTTCCATCAGCACCGGGGTGCTGCGCCTGAACCATCAGGAGACCGACATCACGGTGCTGGACACGCCGGGCTACGCCGACTTTGTGCGCGAGATCCGGGGCGCGGTGCGGGCCGCCGACGCCGCTCTGGTGCTGGTCAGTGCCGTGAGCGGGGTGGAGGTCGGTACCGAGCGGGTGTGGGCCACTGCCGACCGCTTCAACATGCCCCGGCTGGTGGCGGTGAACAAGATGGACCGCGAACGCGCCGATTTTCATGCGGTGCTCGCCGACCTGCGCTCCAGCCTGGGCGGGCCGGTGGCGCCGCTGTACCTGCCCATCGGGGAGGGCCCGGACTTCCGGGGCGTGGTCAACGTCCTGAACGGCGAGGCCAGTGACGGCCAGGACGTTCCGTCGGACATGCGCTCGGTCCTGAAGGAGGCTCGCGACGGCCTGACCGACGCCATCATCGAGAGCGACGACGCCCTGATGGAGCGCTTTCTGGAGGGCGAGAAGATCGGTGTGGAGGACCTGCACGCCGCCTTCCTGCGGGCGGTCCACGCGGGAACGCTGTATCCGGTCATGCCGGTCAGCGCCACCACGGGCGTGGGGGTTCCGCAGTTGCTGGACCTGCTGGTGACAGGCCTGCGCAGCGCCCGCGAACGCGGCCCGACCACCGGCCAGGACGGTCAGAACCGCGAGCCGCTGCCCGACGCGCCCTTCAGCGCCCGGGTATGGCGGGTGAGCATTGACCCCTTCGTGGGCAAGCTGGCCTACATCCGGGTGTACAGCGGGACCCTGCAACCGGGCGACACGGTGCTGAACACCTCGCGCGACAACCTCGAGCTCAAGCCCGCACACTTGTACCTGATCAATGGCAAGGAGCTGACCGAGGTGCCCGAGCTGCGTGCCGGAATGATCGGCGTGCTCACCAAACTGAGTGACCTGCACGCCGGCGATACCCTGGCCGATCCGGCGAATCCCATTCAGTACGATCCGCTGTGGCTGCCCGACCCGGCCCACACGGTGGCGCTGCATCCGGTCACCCGCCAGGACGAGGACAAGCTGGGCGCGGCGCTGGGCCGCCTGATGGAGGAGGACCCCACGCTGCATTTCCGGCGCGAGGCGCAGACTGGAGAGCAGTTGCTCAGCGGCATGGGCGACATGCACCTGAGCATCGCCGCCGAGAAGCTGGCCGCCCTGGGGGTGAACGTCACGGTCAGCACGCCGCAGATTCCGTACCGGGAAACCATCCACGCCGCCGCCCAGGCCCAGGGCAAGCACAGGAAACAGAGCGGCGGCCACGGCCAGTACGGCGACTGCACCATCCGCATAGAGCCCGGCGAAGACTTCGAGTTCAGGAGTGCGGTGGTCGGAGGGGCCATTCCCGGCAAGTACCTGCCGAGCATCGAGAAGGGCGTTCAGGACGCCATGCAGAAGGGCAGTCTGGCCGGTTATCCCCTGCAGGGCCTGTCTGTGACGGTGCTGGACGGCAGCTACCACGACGTGGACAGTTCGGACATCGCCTTCCGCATGGCGGGCAGCATGGCGCTGAAAAATGCGCTGGAACAGGCCCGGCCCGGTCTGCTGGAACCCGCCGTGCTGCTCAAGGTGCGGGCGCCCGCCTCGTTTACCGGCGACCTGATCAGCGACCTGCAGACCCGCCGCGCCCGCGTGCAGGGCATGGATACCGGGGGCACGGTGATCACGATCAGCGCGGTCGTGCCGCAGGCCGAGCTGCAAAACTACAGCGCCGACCTGCGCTCGCTGACCGGTGACCGCGCAGCCTTCAGCGTCAAGCCACACGGCTACCAAGACGTGCCGGACCACCTTGCCAGAAAGATCATCGAGGAGCGGCGGGCCGAGGTGGCCGCCGGCTGA
- a CDS encoding transglutaminase-like domain-containing protein, whose protein sequence is MPQPDTTPAQGEALIDRPVRIRAGFSLTFEVPYPTPMLFVVQPQDRLHPTGTRQRIIDARPLGAAQGIHTYTDIHGNTVWRTLAQPGTFTIGHDLIAEVSRNADPVLPQLRKTPVEQLPDETIQYLLPSRYVDSDVISPEAWDRFGHITGGWAQVQAISDFLNDECTYGYGSNSTTSAKQALDSRRAVCRDFAHMGVAFCRALNIPARYVCGYMPDIDIVPDRVPMDFHAWFEAYLDGQWRTFDARHNKPRAGRVLIAQGRDASDVAFSTTFGSARLTHMRVWADETDMGNTLDIEPNPRIF, encoded by the coding sequence ATGCCGCAGCCCGACACCACCCCCGCCCAGGGGGAAGCTTTGATTGACCGTCCTGTCCGGATCCGGGCAGGCTTCTCCCTGACCTTTGAAGTGCCCTACCCGACCCCCATGCTGTTCGTGGTGCAGCCGCAAGACCGCCTGCACCCCACCGGCACCCGCCAGCGCATCATCGATGCTCGTCCTCTGGGCGCGGCCCAGGGCATCCACACCTACACCGACATCCACGGCAACACGGTCTGGCGCACGCTGGCCCAGCCCGGCACGTTCACCATCGGCCACGACCTGATTGCCGAGGTGAGCCGCAACGCCGATCCCGTGCTGCCGCAGCTGCGCAAGACCCCGGTGGAGCAGCTGCCCGACGAGACCATCCAGTACCTGCTTCCCAGCCGGTACGTGGACAGCGACGTGATCAGCCCCGAGGCGTGGGACCGTTTCGGGCACATCACCGGGGGATGGGCACAGGTGCAGGCCATCAGCGATTTTCTGAACGACGAGTGTACCTACGGCTACGGCTCGAACAGCACCACCAGCGCCAAGCAGGCCCTGGACAGCCGGCGTGCGGTGTGCCGTGACTTCGCGCACATGGGCGTTGCGTTCTGCCGCGCGCTGAACATTCCTGCCCGCTATGTGTGCGGCTACATGCCCGACATCGACATCGTTCCGGACCGGGTGCCGATGGATTTTCATGCGTGGTTCGAGGCGTACCTCGACGGCCAGTGGCGCACCTTCGACGCCCGGCACAACAAGCCGCGTGCGGGCCGCGTCCTGATTGCCCAGGGCCGCGATGCCAGCGACGTGGCCTTCAGCACCACCTTCGGCAGCGCCCGACTGACCCACATGAGGGTCTGGGCGGATGAGACCGATATGGGCAATACGCTCGACATCGAGCCCAACCCCCGGATTTTCTAG
- a CDS encoding butyrate kinase, whose product MIAYVINPGTGGVKLACAAIEASLNAALPGQLQLILTREELSLDVSPTADDLPELIRQLRTLTEGWPAPDAVVGRGGLIGRVAAGTYRVTPEMAAFAVQDDGARHPPNLGGPLALALAEEYGVPAFVVDPQSVDELLPEARETGLQGVRRHAEFHALNARVVARRAAHDVGKRFQDARIVVAHLGVTTSVTAFEHGRAIDTSGTGPDGGPLGARQSGPLPARSLLALVREHGEQGALQMLSGAGGFKSLTGSANLKDLEARLVSDPEVQSAAAAFVHQVCKAVGEQTGALTGRPDALVLTGGIARWEELVDRIERRLAWVAPVLVVPGELELEALAEGAGRVLLGLEAAREWRHPHAAPGA is encoded by the coding sequence GTGATCGCCTACGTGATCAATCCAGGGACCGGCGGCGTGAAGCTGGCCTGCGCGGCCATCGAAGCGAGCCTGAACGCGGCCCTGCCCGGTCAGCTGCAGCTGATTCTGACCCGCGAGGAGCTGTCGCTGGACGTCTCGCCCACGGCGGACGATCTGCCGGAACTGATTCGTCAGCTGCGGACCCTGACCGAGGGCTGGCCCGCTCCGGACGCGGTGGTCGGGCGCGGCGGCCTGATCGGCCGGGTGGCGGCGGGAACCTACCGCGTGACCCCGGAGATGGCGGCCTTCGCCGTGCAGGATGACGGCGCGCGGCATCCGCCCAACCTGGGCGGACCGCTGGCGCTGGCGCTGGCCGAGGAGTACGGTGTGCCCGCCTTCGTGGTCGACCCGCAGAGCGTGGACGAACTGCTGCCCGAGGCCCGCGAGACCGGCCTGCAGGGGGTGCGCCGTCACGCCGAATTCCATGCCCTGAATGCCCGCGTGGTGGCCCGCCGCGCCGCGCACGACGTGGGCAAACGGTTTCAGGATGCCCGTATCGTGGTGGCCCACCTGGGCGTGACGACCAGCGTGACGGCCTTCGAGCACGGACGCGCCATCGATACCAGCGGCACCGGTCCCGATGGTGGCCCGCTGGGCGCCCGTCAGAGCGGCCCGCTGCCTGCCCGCTCACTGCTGGCGCTTGTCCGCGAGCACGGAGAGCAGGGCGCGCTGCAAATGCTTTCCGGTGCGGGCGGCTTCAAGTCCCTGACGGGCAGCGCCAACCTCAAGGATCTGGAGGCGCGGCTGGTCAGCGACCCCGAGGTGCAGTCTGCCGCCGCCGCCTTCGTGCATCAGGTGTGCAAGGCGGTGGGCGAGCAGACCGGGGCGCTGACGGGCCGCCCAGACGCGCTGGTGCTTACCGGCGGCATTGCCCGCTGGGAGGAACTGGTGGACCGCATTGAGCGCCGGTTGGCCTGGGTGGCCCCGGTACTCGTGGTGCCCGGCGAGCTGGAACTCGAGGCCCTGGCCGAGGGCGCAGGCCGCGTGCTGCTGGGGCTGGAGGCCGCGCGCGAGTGGCGCCACCCCCACGCCGCGCCGGGAGCGTAA
- a CDS encoding TetR/AcrR family transcriptional regulator, protein MKVDRQEQEEARRERIARAAFELFARSGLEATSAQDIARAAFVSRTNLYRYFPSKVHMLLAHFDKAVQASRDDAIERLRAGASPQQVWENVMTRMADLGVRYRHLVGAVGQAVLGAGPEPAGSAAQGQLGLGDRLMGAGNGMRTALTLAALVEPVLLAMQSQGRLRPDANVATLSALLVDACLLALLHGGHRDQREVLRDWQDRFSLLMYGALAPVPGTGEGLRASQD, encoded by the coding sequence GTGAAGGTGGACCGGCAGGAACAGGAAGAGGCCCGGCGTGAACGCATCGCCCGCGCCGCCTTCGAGCTGTTTGCGCGCAGCGGGCTGGAGGCCACCAGCGCCCAGGACATCGCCCGCGCCGCTTTCGTGAGCCGCACCAACCTGTACCGCTACTTTCCCAGCAAGGTGCACATGCTGCTTGCCCACTTCGACAAGGCGGTGCAGGCCAGCCGTGACGACGCCATCGAGCGCCTGCGCGCCGGCGCCAGCCCCCAGCAGGTCTGGGAGAACGTGATGACCCGCATGGCCGACCTGGGGGTGCGCTACCGCCACCTCGTCGGTGCGGTCGGGCAGGCAGTGCTGGGCGCGGGGCCAGAACCAGCTGGGAGCGCGGCCCAGGGGCAGCTGGGGCTGGGCGACCGTTTGATGGGAGCCGGCAACGGGATGCGCACGGCCCTGACCCTGGCCGCGCTGGTCGAGCCGGTGCTGCTCGCGATGCAGTCCCAGGGGCGCCTGCGGCCGGATGCGAACGTCGCTACCCTCAGCGCCCTGCTCGTCGACGCCTGTCTGCTCGCGCTGCTGCACGGCGGACACCGCGATCAGCGCGAGGTGCTGAGGGACTGGCAGGACCGCTTCAGCCTGCTGATGTACGGCGCGCTCGCTCCGGTACCGGGCACGGGCGAGGGGCTGCGGGCGTCCCAGGACTGA
- a CDS encoding carboxypeptidase-like regulatory domain-containing protein: MKRAVWTLSLLVLWGGKGALAAGPASSLVPASFNEGAVIVTDRVAVAELASALRDAASAAGGSCTKSEYVVWTEPDEGLEDTFNGGVQSLGYRYQLLDRSDEPDGRASIFSLIGAKDALAGIWVEAGGNAVLAWCTLKPMAAAAPAKPAAPALKPTAPGASVAKPAPAKPAPAPAPAKPAAPATSARPPTTKPGYVSGLVLDTQGRPLAGARVFISGTTFTQGQKTSFETETKADGTYSLRVPDGRYQAKASYTTTFEGQTFSFFMDPASGNPSTSVDSSEGGNLNFRWKLSGPRAGSGAGANRYDDFYGSSVDFSYCGLPAKAYCAEKYSAVTPGAAPGGSTITVTFTPQGKLVDGSTGKPVVYTFKAAPLAPPGGYPYSEPNGGGRTTLGQGWQYHSTNFNDLPLGRYILTVTATLPDGRQKPLKLGLAANDVEHSSVIVRWVPWDDFNPASYSGGGIKQMKVFVRD, encoded by the coding sequence ATGAAAAGAGCTGTCTGGACGCTGTCGTTGCTTGTGCTGTGGGGCGGGAAGGGGGCGCTGGCCGCCGGTCCGGCCAGCAGTCTGGTCCCCGCCAGCTTCAATGAGGGCGCGGTGATCGTGACCGACCGCGTCGCCGTCGCCGAACTGGCCTCTGCCCTGCGGGACGCCGCCAGCGCCGCCGGCGGCAGCTGCACCAAGAGCGAATACGTGGTTTGGACCGAGCCGGACGAGGGCCTGGAAGACACCTTCAACGGCGGCGTCCAGTCGCTGGGCTACCGGTACCAGCTGCTGGACCGCAGCGATGAGCCCGATGGTCGGGCCTCGATCTTCTCGCTGATCGGGGCCAAGGATGCGCTGGCCGGCATCTGGGTGGAGGCCGGGGGCAACGCCGTTCTGGCATGGTGCACGCTGAAACCCATGGCGGCCGCTGCCCCCGCCAAGCCCGCTGCCCCCGCTCTGAAGCCCACCGCGCCGGGGGCCAGCGTGGCCAAACCCGCGCCCGCCAAACCTGCGCCCGCTCCCGCACCAGCCAAGCCCGCTGCGCCCGCCACCAGCGCCAGACCGCCCACCACCAAGCCTGGATATGTCAGCGGGCTGGTGCTGGACACCCAGGGCCGTCCGCTGGCGGGGGCACGGGTGTTCATCAGCGGTACCACCTTTACCCAGGGCCAGAAGACCAGCTTCGAGACCGAGACGAAAGCGGACGGCACCTACAGCCTGCGCGTGCCGGACGGGCGGTATCAGGCCAAGGCCTCGTACACCACCACGTTTGAAGGTCAGACCTTCTCGTTCTTCATGGACCCGGCCAGCGGCAACCCCAGCACCAGCGTGGACTCCAGCGAGGGCGGCAACCTCAACTTTCGCTGGAAGCTGTCCGGCCCACGGGCGGGCAGCGGCGCCGGGGCCAACCGGTACGATGATTTCTACGGTTCAAGCGTTGATTTCAGCTACTGCGGCCTGCCGGCAAAGGCGTACTGCGCCGAGAAGTACAGCGCTGTGACGCCCGGCGCGGCCCCCGGCGGCAGCACCATCACCGTAACCTTCACGCCCCAGGGCAAGCTGGTGGACGGCAGCACGGGAAAACCCGTCGTTTATACCTTCAAGGCGGCCCCCCTGGCTCCTCCCGGCGGCTACCCCTACTCCGAACCCAACGGCGGGGGCCGCACAACATTGGGCCAGGGATGGCAGTACCACAGCACCAACTTCAATGACCTGCCGCTGGGCCGCTACATCCTGACCGTCACCGCCACCCTGCCAGACGGCCGCCAGAAGCCCCTCAAGCTGGGACTCGCTGCAAACGACGTGGAACACAGCAGCGTCATCGTACGCTGGGTGCCCTGGGATGACTTCAACCCGGCCAGCTACAGTGGCGGCGGCATCAAGCAGATGAAGGTGTTCGTGAGGGACTGA